A stretch of Methylogaea oryzae DNA encodes these proteins:
- a CDS encoding sensor domain-containing protein — translation MSSQVVPPSNVPQHYASLLDNLPDIAWLKDAKGRYLAVNRAFAKLYQRPVEEILGKTDFDFLPRRQATLYARQDAQVMRTRVPSRYEDYMLEDRDGWLETVWLETQLTPVVDEEGTCTGLCGITRDISLHKQDLAACDEQKERLRFYFDQPLIGMALLAPGGFWLDANDRLCQTLGYDRAGLMDTEWKQLVHQDDAAADAAEFERLLLGEVESFQADERFRRADGEVIYGHVLVRIVRKPDGSPNYFLVILEDATERKVAEERLALADNVFEHAAEAIVITDRNNRIMRVNPAFTRLTGYTAEQALGRDPSMLSSGRHDTAFYARMWAILLSSGEWSGEVWDRRRDGSVYPKWMTIKVVFEPGGKEVAYFIAVFSDISERLEAQDIIRHLAYYDALTDLPNRSLFVERLNQAVELAEQQDEGLAVMLFNIDRFKSINDTMGHRIGDDLLKHVGARLRDMQSPGNTVARMGGDEFAILLTDIKKKPPASLMSQLHAQLQQPFHVGGYTFHLVFSAGISLYPADGGNAERLLKNADSAVHYAKQKGGGQFRFFTQQMQRLALEALHVEYELRLAMQRGELELHYQPQVDLRSGEMTGVESLLRWRHPEKGMIPPAKFIPVAEDSGLIIPISEWVLEAACRQAKQWQEQGLPPFTVGVNLSARQFERSDLLGLVESVLASTGLAPERLDLEITEGALMGDVESARYTLTALRAMGVKVSVDDFGTGYSSLAYLKAFPLSKLKIDQSFVRNLENDASNAAIAKAVISLSHSLGLTVVAEGVETLQQKEYLSACGCNIAQGYFYSRPLEAHAIGEFLADTSRLALEPPERPASVRVPLLRTRLM, via the coding sequence ATGAGCAGCCAAGTCGTACCCCCGTCCAACGTCCCCCAGCACTACGCCAGCCTGCTGGACAACTTGCCCGACATCGCTTGGCTCAAGGACGCCAAGGGGCGTTATCTGGCGGTGAACCGGGCGTTCGCCAAGCTGTACCAGCGCCCGGTCGAGGAAATCCTGGGCAAGACCGATTTCGATTTTTTGCCGCGCCGTCAAGCCACGCTCTATGCCAGGCAGGACGCCCAGGTCATGCGCACCCGGGTGCCCAGCCGCTACGAAGATTACATGCTGGAGGACCGGGATGGCTGGCTGGAGACGGTTTGGCTGGAAACCCAGCTAACGCCGGTGGTGGACGAGGAAGGCACGTGCACCGGCCTTTGCGGCATTACCCGCGACATCAGCCTGCACAAGCAGGATCTCGCCGCCTGCGACGAGCAGAAGGAGCGTTTGCGCTTTTATTTCGATCAGCCGCTGATCGGCATGGCGCTGTTGGCGCCCGGCGGGTTTTGGCTGGACGCCAACGACCGGCTGTGCCAGACCTTGGGTTACGACCGCGCCGGTTTGATGGATACCGAGTGGAAGCAGCTGGTGCACCAGGACGACGCGGCGGCCGACGCGGCGGAGTTCGAACGCCTGTTGCTGGGCGAGGTGGAGAGCTTCCAGGCGGACGAGCGCTTCCGTCGGGCGGACGGCGAGGTCATCTACGGCCACGTGCTGGTGCGCATCGTCCGCAAGCCCGACGGCAGCCCCAATTATTTCTTGGTCATCCTGGAGGACGCCACCGAGCGCAAAGTGGCGGAGGAGCGCCTCGCCCTGGCGGACAACGTGTTCGAGCATGCCGCCGAAGCCATCGTCATCACCGACCGCAACAACCGCATCATGCGCGTCAATCCCGCCTTCACCCGCCTGACCGGCTACACCGCCGAGCAAGCGTTGGGCCGCGACCCCAGCATGCTCAGCTCCGGACGGCACGACACGGCTTTCTACGCCAGGATGTGGGCCATCTTGCTGTCTTCCGGCGAATGGAGCGGCGAGGTGTGGGACCGCCGCCGCGACGGCAGCGTTTATCCCAAATGGATGACCATCAAGGTGGTGTTCGAACCGGGCGGCAAAGAAGTGGCCTATTTCATCGCGGTGTTTTCCGACATCAGCGAGCGGCTGGAGGCGCAGGACATCATCCGCCACCTAGCCTATTACGACGCGCTGACCGATTTGCCCAACCGCTCCCTGTTCGTGGAACGCCTGAACCAGGCGGTGGAACTGGCCGAGCAGCAGGACGAAGGTTTGGCGGTGATGCTTTTCAACATCGACCGCTTCAAGTCCATCAACGACACCATGGGACACCGCATCGGCGACGATTTGCTCAAGCACGTGGGGGCAAGGCTGCGCGACATGCAGAGCCCTGGCAACACGGTGGCGCGCATGGGCGGCGACGAGTTCGCGATTCTGTTGACCGACATCAAGAAAAAGCCGCCGGCGAGTTTGATGTCCCAGCTCCACGCCCAGTTGCAACAGCCGTTCCATGTGGGCGGCTACACCTTCCACCTGGTTTTCAGCGCCGGCATCAGCCTGTACCCCGCGGACGGCGGCAACGCCGAACGCTTGCTGAAAAACGCCGACAGCGCCGTGCACTACGCCAAACAGAAGGGCGGCGGCCAATTCCGCTTTTTCACGCAGCAGATGCAGCGCTTGGCCCTGGAGGCGCTGCACGTGGAGTACGAACTGCGGCTCGCCATGCAGCGGGGCGAACTGGAATTGCATTATCAGCCCCAAGTGGATCTGCGCAGCGGCGAAATGACCGGGGTTGAATCTTTGCTGCGCTGGCGCCATCCGGAAAAAGGCATGATTCCGCCGGCGAAATTCATCCCGGTGGCGGAGGATTCCGGTCTCATCATTCCCATCAGCGAATGGGTGTTGGAGGCCGCTTGCCGCCAGGCGAAGCAGTGGCAGGAGCAGGGCTTGCCGCCTTTTACCGTGGGCGTCAACCTGTCCGCCCGCCAATTCGAGCGGAGCGACCTGCTGGGTTTGGTGGAAAGCGTGCTGGCCAGCACCGGCCTTGCCCCGGAACGGTTGGATCTGGAAATCACCGAAGGCGCTTTGATGGGGGACGTGGAGTCGGCCCGCTATACGCTGACGGCGTTGCGCGCCATGGGCGTCAAGGTGTCGGTGGACGACTTCGGCACCGGTTATTCGTCCCTCGCCTATTTGAAAGCGTTTCCCTTGAGCAAGCTGAAGATAGACCAGTCCTTCGTGCGCAATCTGGAAAACGACGCCAGCAATGCCGCCATCGCCAAAGCGGTGATCTCCCTCTCCCACAGCCTCGGCTTAACCGTGGTGGCGGAAGGGGTGGAAACGCTGCAACAAAAGGAATATCTGTCGGCTTGCGGCTGCAATATCGCCCAGGGTTATTTCTACAGCCGGCCGCTGGAAGCCCATGCGATCGGCGAATTCCTGGCCGACACTTCCCGGCTTGCGCTGGAACCGCCGGAGCGTCCGGCTTCCGTCCGCGTGCCCTTGCTCAGAACCCGCCTCATGTAG
- a CDS encoding sigma-54-dependent transcriptional regulator, with product MLPTAKPTVLLVEDSGSLAAVYQGYLREEAVQLVLKASGAEAMAFLALHAPSVVLLDLKLPDMDGMDILKHIHEHGMPCSVVIITAHGSVDVAVDAMRYGAFDFIEKPFNAKRLLVTVRNALERQNLSRLVETYRENFGRDSYHGFLGASLAMQAVYRMIDSAAASKATVFITGESGTGKEVCADAIHKQSPRKDKPFVALNCAAIPRDLMESEIFGHVKGAFTGAAAERKGAAGLADGGTLFLDEICEMDMDLQSKLLRFIQTGTFQKVGASQAEQADIRFVCATNRDPWAEVQAGRFREDLFYRLHVIPIALPPLREREQDVLLIARHFLREYAREEGKAFNRFAPECENVLSGYAWPGNVRQLLNVIRNVVVLHQGEAVTQDMLPPPLSRAAPLAPAAAKPPAAAPTPPAEAPAIQPLWLLEKQAIEQAIARCDGNIPKAASLLEVSASTIYRKLQAWQGGA from the coding sequence ATGCTTCCGACCGCCAAACCCACCGTATTGCTTGTCGAGGACAGCGGTTCCTTGGCCGCCGTCTACCAAGGGTACTTGCGCGAGGAGGCCGTGCAGCTGGTACTTAAGGCCAGCGGCGCCGAAGCCATGGCGTTCCTGGCTCTCCACGCCCCCAGCGTGGTGCTGCTGGACCTGAAGCTGCCGGACATGGACGGCATGGACATCCTCAAGCACATTCACGAGCACGGCATGCCGTGCAGCGTGGTCATCATCACCGCCCACGGCTCGGTGGACGTGGCGGTGGACGCCATGCGCTACGGCGCTTTCGATTTCATCGAGAAACCATTCAACGCCAAGCGCTTGCTGGTCACCGTGCGCAACGCCCTGGAGCGGCAAAATCTCAGCCGCCTGGTGGAGACCTATCGGGAAAACTTCGGGCGCGACAGCTACCACGGTTTCCTCGGCGCCTCCCTGGCTATGCAAGCGGTGTACCGCATGATCGACAGCGCCGCGGCCAGCAAGGCCACGGTGTTCATTACCGGAGAAAGCGGCACCGGCAAGGAGGTGTGCGCCGACGCCATCCATAAGCAGAGCCCGCGCAAGGACAAGCCGTTCGTGGCGCTGAACTGCGCCGCCATACCCCGCGACTTGATGGAAAGCGAGATTTTCGGCCACGTCAAAGGCGCTTTCACCGGGGCGGCGGCCGAGCGCAAGGGGGCGGCCGGCCTGGCGGACGGCGGCACGTTGTTTCTGGACGAAATTTGCGAGATGGATATGGATTTGCAAAGCAAACTGCTGCGTTTCATCCAGACCGGCACGTTCCAGAAAGTGGGCGCCAGCCAGGCGGAACAAGCCGATATCCGTTTCGTCTGCGCCACCAATCGCGATCCCTGGGCCGAGGTGCAGGCCGGTCGTTTCCGCGAGGACTTGTTTTACCGCTTGCACGTCATTCCCATCGCCTTGCCGCCGCTGCGGGAGCGGGAACAGGACGTTCTGCTGATCGCGCGCCATTTTTTGCGCGAATACGCCAGGGAGGAGGGCAAGGCGTTCAATCGCTTCGCGCCGGAATGCGAAAACGTGCTGTCGGGCTATGCCTGGCCGGGCAATGTGCGGCAGCTGCTCAACGTGATCCGCAACGTGGTGGTGCTGCACCAGGGGGAGGCGGTGACGCAGGACATGCTGCCGCCGCCTTTGAGCCGGGCGGCGCCGCTCGCTCCCGCCGCCGCCAAGCCGCCGGCCGCGGCGCCGACGCCGCCCGCCGAAGCGCCGGCCATCCAACCCTTATGGCTGCTGGAAAAACAGGCGATCGAACAAGCCATCGCCCGGTGCGACGGCAATATTCCCAAGGCGGCTAGCCTGCTGGAGGTCAGCGCTTCCACCATCTACCGCAAGCTGCAGGCTTGGCAGGGCGGCGCATAG
- a CDS encoding diguanylate cyclase encodes MNSIDASTQRILLVDDSPSSLAVMAGVLSRYRLETAGSGEQAIESVLRSPPDLILLDVRLPGMDGYETCRRLKRMDCAADIPIIFFTGLRDAEDEALGFALGAVDFISKPIRSAIVSARVQVHLELKAARDALQKIALSDGLTGIANRRHFETRAQAEWNRALRNGSPLSLIMVDVDHFKAYNDYYGHQAGDECLKSIAASLSAGVRRAADVVARFGGEEFVCLTPELSHDDAIALAQRLRMDIGRLSMPHARSETTGHVTASFGLATMAPDLVGCFVWQDLLTKADQALYQAKRAGRDRVVALEIPSGQGLMPRDSVFVPPQAQMSVPFRPT; translated from the coding sequence ATGAATTCTATTGATGCTTCGACCCAACGAATTCTGCTAGTGGATGACTCCCCTTCGTCTTTGGCGGTCATGGCCGGGGTACTGTCACGCTACCGCCTGGAAACCGCCGGCAGCGGCGAACAGGCCATCGAATCGGTGCTGCGCTCGCCGCCCGACTTGATTCTTTTGGACGTGCGGCTGCCGGGCATGGACGGCTACGAAACCTGCCGGCGCCTGAAGCGCATGGATTGCGCCGCCGATATACCGATCATTTTCTTCACCGGCCTGCGCGACGCCGAGGACGAGGCCCTGGGCTTCGCCTTGGGCGCGGTGGACTTCATCAGCAAGCCCATACGCTCTGCCATCGTCAGCGCCCGCGTGCAGGTTCACTTGGAATTGAAGGCGGCCCGCGACGCGCTGCAGAAAATCGCCCTCAGCGACGGACTGACGGGGATAGCCAACCGCCGCCACTTCGAAACCCGCGCGCAGGCCGAGTGGAATCGGGCCCTGCGCAACGGCTCGCCGCTCAGCCTGATCATGGTCGACGTGGACCACTTCAAGGCCTACAACGACTACTACGGCCATCAAGCCGGGGACGAGTGCCTGAAAAGCATCGCCGCCAGCCTCTCCGCCGGCGTGCGCCGGGCCGCCGACGTGGTGGCGCGCTTCGGCGGCGAAGAATTCGTCTGCCTGACGCCGGAGCTGAGCCACGACGACGCCATCGCCCTGGCCCAACGCCTGCGGATGGACATCGGCCGATTGTCCATGCCCCACGCCCGCTCCGAAACGACCGGGCACGTCACCGCCAGTTTCGGCTTGGCCACCATGGCGCCCGACCTCGTCGGATGCTTCGTCTGGCAGGATTTGCTGACCAAGGCCGACCAAGCGCTGTACCAGGCCAAGCGGGCCGGACGCGATCGGGTGGTGGCGCTGGAAATTCCGTCCGGCCAGGGGCTTATGCCGAGGGACTCGGTGTTTGTCCCGCCCCAGGCGCAAATGTCCGTTCCATTTCGGCCAACGTAG
- a CDS encoding PAS domain S-box protein, which translates to MSFRLKTILGIACIETVLLLMLLLSSLAYLRESNQDELRQRTTTATTLFATATRDAVLSTDLARLEELVQDFLKNPGVLYVRVADSDRVLVQGGDDAALARPFVADGDFDRVDDGVFDAVVDIRVGAENYGRVEVGMSVAAIQAVIAEARNRIVALAGLEIGLVALFSWLLGSYLTHQLRDLEQASMAVAQGDFTPVLRVRGRDELARVAQAFNGMSERMGNTYRHLQVALAEAERRGERLQAVVDSGLDGILAIDQYGRITLFSRSAERIFGYGADEVMGRNVSMLMPEPYQSEHDGYLRRYLETRERHVIGVGREVVGLHKDGSVFPMDLSITELLSANDHGFIGLVRDISERRRLEERVRRNDIRYRALLQAATDGIHVLDRHGRLVEASESFYRMLGYPPGTPLRVMDWDDRWSEPELLAKLDELFRRPAVFETRHRRCDGRIMDVEINAYGVMVGEEALLFASARDITVRKQAEAELLQAREQAEQASRAKSQFLAVMSHEMRTPLNALLGIQELLADTPLNEKQRSYLQVAGGAGAALTSLIGDILDFTKVEAGKLELETLLVAPEPLVEEVFHLVEGAAADKGLTLSCHLAPDLPAHVVGDPTRLRQVLLNLVGNAIKFTAEGGVTVLVARAPDTAHGLLLFEVVDTGIGIAEEVQPRLFNLFTQADPSDTRKYGGSGLGLAIAKRLVELWNGSMGLESQPGGGSRFWFTFGAPADGMAIPPPQARVDAAVAQAAGALVLLVEDGPANQVVLSAMLSQGGHSVDVAASGAAAVEAVRAKRYDLIVMDVSMPDMNGMEATRRIRRLGSHGADVPIVAMTAHAVKGYREECLAVGMNDYATKPIAKQDLLALVAKWTGCARAPAGGQAKDAPASAVGLVDESVIWLVAEDAGIDDVAGLARIFLDELAQRRVAIAQALAGKDMEGLHHESHSLKSAAGTFGAVALQGLAMEVDACCKRGEGSAALAAAEKLLPCLDATLAEMERTFAPGAGQTPSPSA; encoded by the coding sequence ATGAGTTTCCGCCTCAAGACCATCCTGGGCATCGCTTGCATCGAAACGGTGTTGCTGTTGATGCTGTTGCTCAGCAGCCTGGCGTATTTGCGCGAGTCCAACCAGGACGAGTTGCGGCAGCGGACGACGACCGCCACCACCCTGTTCGCCACCGCCACCCGCGACGCGGTGTTGTCCACCGATCTGGCGCGGCTGGAGGAGCTGGTCCAGGATTTCCTGAAAAACCCCGGTGTGTTGTACGTGCGCGTCGCCGACAGCGACCGGGTGTTGGTTCAGGGGGGCGACGACGCGGCGTTGGCCCGGCCGTTCGTAGCGGACGGCGATTTCGACCGGGTCGACGACGGCGTGTTCGACGCCGTGGTGGACATCCGCGTCGGTGCGGAAAACTACGGCCGCGTCGAAGTGGGCATGTCGGTGGCGGCCATCCAGGCGGTGATCGCCGAGGCGCGCAATCGCATCGTGGCCCTGGCCGGTTTGGAAATCGGCTTGGTGGCGCTGTTCTCCTGGCTGCTGGGCAGTTATCTCACGCACCAGCTGCGGGATCTGGAACAGGCCTCCATGGCCGTGGCCCAGGGCGATTTCACGCCCGTGCTGCGGGTGCGCGGCAGGGACGAGTTGGCCCGGGTGGCGCAGGCCTTCAACGGCATGTCGGAGCGCATGGGCAACACCTATCGCCATTTGCAGGTCGCCCTGGCCGAGGCGGAACGGCGCGGCGAGCGCCTGCAGGCGGTGGTGGACTCGGGGCTGGACGGCATCCTGGCGATCGACCAGTACGGCCGCATCACCCTGTTCAGCCGCTCGGCCGAGCGCATTTTCGGCTACGGCGCCGACGAGGTCATGGGCCGCAATGTCAGCATGCTCATGCCGGAGCCTTACCAAAGCGAACACGACGGCTATCTGCGGCGCTATTTGGAGACCCGCGAACGGCACGTCATCGGCGTCGGCCGCGAAGTGGTGGGGCTGCATAAGGACGGCAGCGTTTTCCCCATGGACTTGTCCATCACCGAACTGCTGTCCGCCAACGACCACGGCTTTATCGGCCTGGTGCGCGACATTTCCGAGCGCAGGCGCTTGGAGGAGAGGGTGCGCAGGAACGACATCCGCTATCGGGCCTTGCTCCAGGCCGCCACCGACGGCATCCACGTCCTCGACCGGCACGGCAGGCTGGTCGAGGCCAGCGAATCGTTCTACCGGATGTTGGGCTACCCGCCCGGGACGCCGCTAAGGGTGATGGATTGGGACGACCGCTGGTCCGAGCCGGAGCTGCTTGCCAAGCTGGACGAGCTGTTTCGCCGGCCCGCGGTGTTCGAGACGCGCCACCGCCGCTGCGACGGCCGGATCATGGACGTGGAAATCAATGCCTACGGCGTGATGGTCGGCGAGGAGGCCCTGCTGTTCGCTTCGGCGCGGGACATCACCGTGCGCAAGCAGGCCGAGGCCGAGCTGCTCCAGGCCAGGGAGCAAGCGGAGCAGGCCAGCCGCGCCAAATCGCAATTCCTGGCGGTGATGAGCCATGAAATGCGCACCCCCCTCAATGCCTTGCTCGGCATCCAGGAGCTGCTGGCCGACACCCCGTTGAACGAAAAGCAGCGCAGTTACCTGCAAGTGGCGGGGGGCGCGGGCGCCGCTTTGACCAGCCTGATCGGCGACATTCTGGACTTCACCAAGGTGGAGGCGGGCAAGCTGGAGCTGGAGACGTTGCTGGTGGCGCCCGAGCCCCTGGTGGAAGAGGTGTTCCATTTGGTGGAAGGGGCGGCGGCCGACAAGGGGTTGACGTTGTCCTGCCACCTGGCGCCGGATTTGCCCGCCCACGTGGTCGGCGACCCGACCCGCTTGCGCCAGGTGCTGCTCAACCTGGTGGGCAACGCCATCAAGTTCACCGCCGAAGGCGGCGTTACGGTGCTGGTGGCGCGCGCGCCGGATACGGCCCATGGCCTGCTGCTGTTCGAGGTGGTGGATACCGGCATCGGCATCGCCGAAGAGGTGCAGCCGCGTTTGTTCAACCTGTTCACCCAGGCCGATCCTTCCGATACCCGCAAGTACGGCGGCAGCGGCCTGGGCCTGGCCATCGCCAAGCGGCTGGTGGAGTTGTGGAACGGCAGCATGGGGCTGGAAAGCCAGCCCGGGGGGGGCAGCCGCTTTTGGTTCACCTTCGGCGCTCCGGCCGACGGCATGGCGATACCGCCGCCGCAGGCGCGCGTCGACGCCGCCGTCGCCCAGGCGGCGGGCGCCCTGGTGTTGTTGGTGGAGGACGGCCCCGCCAATCAAGTGGTGCTGTCGGCCATGCTCAGCCAGGGGGGGCACAGCGTGGACGTGGCCGCGTCCGGCGCCGCCGCCGTCGAGGCGGTGCGCGCCAAGCGCTACGACCTGATCGTCATGGACGTGTCCATGCCCGACATGAACGGCATGGAGGCCACCCGCCGCATCCGCCGGCTGGGCAGTCACGGCGCGGACGTGCCCATCGTCGCCATGACCGCCCACGCCGTCAAAGGCTACCGGGAGGAATGCTTGGCGGTGGGCATGAACGACTACGCCACCAAGCCCATCGCCAAGCAGGATTTGCTGGCCCTGGTGGCGAAATGGACCGGTTGCGCCAGGGCGCCCGCGGGCGGGCAGGCCAAGGACGCGCCTGCGTCGGCCGTCGGGTTGGTGGACGAGTCGGTGATTTGGTTGGTGGCGGAGGATGCCGGCATCGACGATGTCGCCGGTTTGGCGCGCATTTTCCTCGACGAACTGGCGCAGCGGCGCGTCGCTATCGCCCAAGCCCTGGCCGGCAAGGACATGGAGGGGCTGCACCATGAAAGCCATTCCCTGAAAAGCGCCGCCGGCACTTTCGGCGCGGTCGCTTTGCAGGGCCTGGCGATGGAAGTGGATGCTTGCTGCAAGCGCGGCGAAGGCTCCGCCGCCCTGGCCGCCGCGGAAAAACTCTTGCCTTGTCTCGACGCTACGTTGGCCGAAATGGAACGGACATTTGCGCCTGGGGCGGGACAAACACCGAGTCCCTCGGCATAA
- a CDS encoding phosphate/phosphite/phosphonate ABC transporter substrate-binding protein: MEKRLLAALMWAMALVGGSVAAEPVYSFGVVPQQAAAESALRWTPLLRYLERRCGVALRFKTAPDIPEFERRLAQGEYDFAYMNPYHYVVLGRKQGYRAFAREKGVRLQGVLVVRKDSPIRDIHELDGLELAFPAPAAFAASVLPRMQLQQLGIAFTPHFVASHDSVYLSVVRGLYPAGGGVVRTLNSAPPDIRDQLRVLWRTDSYTPHPLVAHPRVAEAVRRALANALYAMDADPDAADILRNLSMAGWEAGKDEDWDDLRALPLDADMAPLGH; the protein is encoded by the coding sequence ATGGAAAAGCGGTTGTTGGCCGCGCTCATGTGGGCGATGGCGCTGGTTGGAGGCTCGGTCGCCGCCGAGCCGGTCTACAGCTTCGGCGTGGTGCCGCAGCAGGCGGCGGCCGAGTCGGCGCTGCGTTGGACGCCGTTGCTGCGTTATTTGGAACGGCGCTGCGGTGTGGCGCTGCGTTTCAAGACGGCGCCGGATATTCCGGAATTCGAGCGGCGGCTGGCTCAGGGGGAGTACGACTTCGCCTATATGAATCCTTACCACTACGTGGTGCTCGGCCGCAAGCAAGGTTATCGCGCGTTCGCCCGGGAAAAAGGCGTGCGGCTGCAGGGCGTGCTGGTGGTGCGCAAAGACAGCCCAATCCGCGATATCCACGAGCTGGATGGGCTCGAGCTGGCTTTTCCCGCTCCGGCGGCATTCGCCGCCAGCGTGTTGCCGCGCATGCAATTGCAGCAGTTGGGCATTGCTTTCACCCCCCATTTCGTCGCGTCCCACGACTCCGTGTATCTGTCCGTGGTGCGCGGCTTGTACCCGGCCGGCGGCGGCGTCGTGCGCACGCTGAACTCCGCCCCGCCGGACATCCGCGACCAATTGCGGGTGTTGTGGCGCACCGACAGCTACACGCCCCACCCCTTGGTGGCCCATCCGCGCGTGGCGGAAGCGGTGCGGCGCGCACTGGCCAACGCCCTTTACGCCATGGATGCCGATCCGGACGCGGCGGACATCCTGCGCAATTTGTCCATGGCCGGCTGGGAAGCGGGCAAGGACGAGGACTGGGACGATTTGCGCGCGTTGCCGCTGGATGCGGACATGGCGCCCCTGGGGCATTAG
- a CDS encoding motility protein A, protein MKIPYPRPMAIAGASIACAGLLWLQLNGHYVNFTGLLWVLGGTLLATVLGRSPTAVKALLRDLPRRLREPAEDKSADVEFFLDIAGLYRQGNIHTAEQSVRILTDPILRSGVEMILDRTPREDLVRLLQWKSGALREHDQAEIQILRTMMMLAPAFGMVGTLLGMVQMLNELDEALVEQIGSAVGFALWSTVYGLVLANLVVKPVTMRLEQQARHRRAWEFAFMEAVLMMHDRRHPGIIREYLEALTELPNSAFQATLPPKQPMEA, encoded by the coding sequence ATGAAAATCCCCTACCCCCGCCCCATGGCCATCGCCGGCGCCTCCATCGCTTGCGCGGGGCTGTTGTGGCTGCAACTGAACGGACACTACGTCAACTTCACCGGTTTATTATGGGTGCTGGGCGGCACTCTGCTGGCCACCGTGCTGGGACGCTCGCCCACGGCGGTCAAAGCCCTGCTGCGCGACTTGCCGCGCCGGCTGCGGGAACCGGCGGAAGACAAAAGCGCCGACGTGGAATTTTTCCTCGACATCGCCGGCCTCTACCGGCAGGGCAATATCCACACCGCGGAACAAAGCGTCAGGATCCTGACGGACCCTATACTGCGCAGCGGCGTCGAAATGATCCTCGACCGCACGCCGCGGGAAGACCTGGTTCGCCTACTGCAATGGAAAAGCGGCGCCCTGCGCGAGCACGACCAGGCTGAAATCCAAATCCTGCGCACCATGATGATGCTGGCCCCGGCCTTCGGCATGGTGGGCACCCTGCTGGGCATGGTACAGATGCTCAACGAGCTGGACGAGGCCCTCGTCGAGCAAATCGGCAGCGCCGTCGGCTTCGCCCTATGGAGCACGGTATACGGCCTGGTCCTGGCCAACCTGGTGGTCAAACCGGTCACCATGCGCTTGGAGCAGCAAGCCCGGCACCGGCGCGCCTGGGAATTCGCTTTCATGGAAGCGGTGCTGATGATGCACGACCGCCGCCATCCGGGCATCATCCGCGAATACCTGGAAGCCCTGACCGAACTGCCCAACAGTGCTTTCCAGGCGACTTTGCCGCCCAAGCAGCCGATGGAAGCCTAA
- a CDS encoding OmpA family protein, which translates to MPPRGSQIPDSRGSKRPADPHAFNTPWHNDQVDEHESETPWLMSYLDFMTVLVALFVLLYATEKARTVAERRAAAEAAAVAEAAQAEPEAATAETEAGPQPEPAADEASLASIPAPPDSTAVAASGFLEPQPLSTTEILLAAQAAMEAQAAEASAAAEPTSAETAAAAEPAAEAPAPASAETTPPAEAAPSAADAVPPPANPLAALGSLAERVSVKQDGQKLLIEIDDAILFRPASAVLTAEGKTLLDKLRPVLLEHKGRITVEGHTDNQPIATAQFPSNWELSTARASIVTRHLIGLGVAANRVTPAGRADTQPRADNATPQGRAQNRRVGIVLYTE; encoded by the coding sequence GTGCCGCCGCGCGGATCCCAAATTCCCGACAGCCGCGGCAGCAAGCGGCCGGCGGACCCCCACGCGTTCAACACGCCCTGGCATAACGACCAGGTCGACGAGCACGAGAGCGAAACGCCGTGGCTGATGAGCTACCTGGATTTCATGACCGTGCTGGTCGCCTTGTTCGTGCTGCTGTACGCCACGGAAAAGGCCCGCACCGTCGCCGAACGGCGGGCGGCGGCGGAAGCGGCGGCCGTGGCCGAAGCCGCCCAGGCCGAGCCGGAAGCGGCGACGGCGGAAACCGAGGCCGGCCCGCAGCCGGAACCCGCCGCCGACGAAGCCTCCCTCGCGTCGATCCCGGCGCCGCCCGATTCTACCGCCGTCGCCGCCAGCGGTTTTCTCGAGCCGCAGCCCCTCTCGACCACGGAGATTCTCCTCGCCGCGCAAGCCGCCATGGAAGCCCAAGCGGCGGAAGCCTCGGCCGCAGCGGAACCGACCTCGGCCGAAACCGCCGCCGCGGCGGAGCCGGCGGCCGAAGCCCCCGCGCCAGCCTCGGCGGAAACAACGCCGCCGGCGGAAGCCGCGCCCAGCGCAGCGGATGCCGTGCCGCCCCCGGCCAATCCCCTGGCGGCGCTGGGCTCTTTGGCCGAACGGGTCAGCGTGAAGCAGGACGGGCAAAAGCTGCTGATCGAAATCGACGACGCCATCCTGTTCCGTCCCGCCAGCGCCGTGCTGACCGCCGAGGGTAAAACCCTGCTGGATAAGCTGCGGCCGGTTTTGCTGGAACACAAAGGCCGCATCACCGTGGAAGGCCACACCGACAACCAACCCATCGCCACCGCCCAATTCCCCTCCAACTGGGAGCTGTCCACCGCCCGCGCCAGCATCGTCACCCGCCATCTCATCGGCTTGGGCGTTGCAGCCAACCGCGTCACCCCGGCAGGCCGCGCCGACACCCAACCCCGCGCCGACAACGCCACCCCCCAGGGTCGCGCCCAGAACCGGCGGGTGGGGATTGTTTTGTATACGGAATAA